In the Streptomyces coeruleoprunus genome, GCGACGCCACCGCCACCACCTCGGCGTCGTCCGGCATCTCCAGCAGGTCCCGGGTGAACGACGCGGCGATCCCGCCCGTCGCCAGCACACCCCAGCGCACCTTCCGCCCCATGCCAGCCACCTCTCCGATTGAGGTTTCAACCACTCCGGTCGAGCTGAGAGCATAGGGGGCGCCCCCGAGGACAGGAGACGAGATGCCGGAGAGCGGCCCGAGCACCCCCGGACACATACCGGCCGACCCCCGCGAGGCCGCGTCCCCACCTCCGGCACCCCCCGCTTCCCCCACGTCCTCCGCGCACCCCGGGCCGGTCACGCCCTCCACCTCCGCCGAGGCGCCGCCGGCCACTCCGGCCGCCCGCCGGGCCGGCCTGCTCGTCACGCTCGTCCTCGGCGGCCTGACCGCCCTGCCGCCGCTGTCCATGGACATGTACCTGCCGGCGCTCCCGGAGGTCACCGAGTCCCTGCGCTCCCCGGCCGCCACCATCCAGCTGACCCTCACCGCCTGCCTCGCCGGCATGGCCCTCGGCCAGCTCGTCGTCGGACCGATGAGCGACAAGTGGGGCCGCCGCCGCCCCCTCCTCGTCGGCATGCTCGTCTACGTCTTCGCGACCGCCGCCTGCGCGTTCGCCCCGAGCGCCGCGCTCCTCATCGCCTTCCGCCTGCTCCAGGGCCTCGCGGGCGCCGCCGGCATCGTGATCGCCCGGGCGGTGGTGCGCGACCTGTACGACGGCGTGGAGATGGCGCGGTTCTTCTCCACCCTCATGCTGATCTCCGGTGTCGCCCCGATCGTCGCGCCGCTCATCGGCGGCCAGATCCTGCGGATCACCGACTGGCGCGGCGTCTTCCACATGCTCACCGCCATCGGCGTCCTGCTCACGCTCGTCGTGTGGAAGTGGCTCCACGAGACCCTGCCGCCCGCCGAGCGGCACAGCGGCGGCGTCGGCGCGGCCCTGCGCACCATGCGCGGCCTCCTCGCCGACCGCGTCTTCACCGGCTACATGCTGGCCGGCGGCCTCGCCTTCGCCGCGCTCTTCGCGTACATCAGCGCCTCCCCGTTCGTCGTCCAGGAGATCTACGGCGCGTCCCCGCAGACCTTCAGCCTGCTCTTCGGCCTCAACTCCATCGGCCTCGTCACGGTCGGCCAGATCAACGGCAAGCTGCTCGTCGGCCGCGTCAGCCTCGACAAGGCGCTCGGCCTCGGCCTCGCGGTGATCAGCCTGGCGGCGCTCGCGCTGCTCCTGATGACCAGCGGCGTCTTCGGCCGCGTCGGGCTCGTCCCGGTCGCCGCCGGCCTGTTCGTGCTCATGTCCGCCATGGGCCTCGCCATGCCCAACACCAACGCCCAGGCCCTGATGCGCACCCCGCACGCCGCGGGCTCCGCGTCCGCGCTGCTCGGCACGTCCTCGTTCCTCGTCGGCGCCATCGCCTCCCCGCTCGTGGGCATCGCGGGTGAGTCCACCGCCGTCCCGATGGCCGTGGTCCAGCTCGTGTGCGCGCTCGCCGCCGTCGCCTGCTTCCTGGGCCTGTGCCGCCCCTGGCAGGCCGACCGCACCCGCTGACCGCGCCTACCATGGGTCGGTGAACGCCTCCCCCTCCACCGCGGAAGTCCTGCGCGCCGCCCTCGCCGGGCTGCTCGACGGACTGCCGCCGACCAAGGCCGCGCAGGCCGTCGACCGGCTCATCGCCAGCTACCGCGGCACCACCCCGACCGACGCCCCCGTCCTGCGCGACCGCACCGACGTCGCCGCGTACGCCGCGTACCGGATGCCCGCCACCTTCGAGGCCGTACGGTCCGCGCTGGACGCGCTGCGGGAGGCCGCGCCCGCGTGGACGCCCGCCACGCACACCGACGTCGGCGGCGGCACGGGCGCGGCGAGCTGGGCGGTCGCCGAGGCCTGGGAGGGCCCGGAGGCCCCGCGCACCACCGTCCTCGACTGGGCCGAGCCCGCGCTCGCCCTCGGCAGGGAGCTGGCGGGCGCGTCCGGCATCGACTCCCTGCGCGACACCACCTGGCGGCGCGCCCGCATCGGCGCCGCGCTGAAGCTCGACGACACCGACCTCGTCACCGTCTCGTACGTGCTCAAGGAGCTGACCCCCGAGGACCGCGCCGCGCTCGTCGCCGAGGCCGCCCGGGCCGCGCAGGCCGTCGTCGTGGTCGAGCCGGGCACCCCCGACGGCTACGAGCGGATCATCACCGCCCGCGACCAGCTGATCGCCGCCGGACTGCGCGTCGCCGCCCCCTGCCCGCACAGCGCCGCCTGCCCCATCGAGCCCGGCACCGACTGGTGCCACTTCTCGGCCCGCGTCAGCCGCTCCTCGCTGCACCGCCAGGTCAAGGGCGGCTCCCTGGCGTACGAGGACGAGAAGTTCAGCTACGTCGTCGCCACCCGGTTCCCGGTCGCCCCGGCCGCCGCCCGCGTCGTGCGCAGGCCGCAGATCCGCAAGGGCCAGGTCCTGCTGGACCTGTGCACCGCGGAGGAGGGCCTGCGCCGCGACACGGTGACCAAGCGGCACGGGCAGCTGTACAAGGAGGCCAGGGACGCCGAGTGGGGCGACCCCTGGCCGCCCGCCTGACGGGTGACCGGGACGCCCGGCCGGGTGGCCCGCACGGCGCGCCCGTTGTTCCGGGTCCGCCGCCGTGCGTTGGGTGGAGACATGACACGACTCCGCACCCGCCACCTGGCGGCGCCCCTCGTGGCCGCCGCCCTCCTGACCGCACCCGTCACCGCCCACGCGGCGCCCCGGCCCCAGGAGGAGGCCCGCACCCTCGACTGGGTGGCGGTCCCCACGGAGGACTCCGCGTTCGCCGCCGGCCTCGTCCACCCGGGCGCCGCCTGGACCGTCTACGCCCACCTCCATGAGAACGACGGGGGCAGACCCGGCAAGAGGATCGGCGACGCGACCGCCCGCTGCAACGTCGTCAAGGTGAACCAGCACGGCCACGTCACGCAGTGCGAACGCGTCCTGCGTACCGAGGCCGGACACCTCACCCTCGCCGACATGATGGACCACCACCACGGCAGCGGGCCGCACTCCGCGCCCGCGGCGGTCACCGGCGGAACCGGCGCCTACGCGGACGCGGAGGGCGAGGCCACGGTCGCCGAGCACGACGGACACACGACCTTCCGCATCGTCCTCGACGACTGAGCCGGCCGGAACGTCCAGGCCGTGTCCGGCGGATCACGCCCGGGCCGCGGGTCCGGCACCGCCCGGCGATGTCGGCATGACCCGCCGGACACTCCCTAGCCCCGCAGCTCCTGGGTGCAGCACTTCACGCTGCCGCCGCCCTTGAGCAGCTCGCCCAGGTCCATCCCGATCGGCTCGAACCCACGCTGCCGCAGCGGCCCGAACAGCCCCACGGCCGCCTGCGGCAGCAGCACGTGCCGCCCGTCGCTGACGGCGTTCAGCCCGAGCGCCGCGGCGTCCGCCTCCTCGGCGATCAGCGCGTCGGGGAAGAGCCGGGCCAGCACGGCACGGCTGCCGGGGGAGAAGGCCCCCGGGTAGTACATGATCTCGTCGGCCGCGTCGTCCAGGACGCACAGCGCCGTGTCCAGGTGGTAATAGCGCGGATCGACCAGATCGAGCCCGATCACCGGCCGCCCGAAGAACTCCTGCGCCTCGTCGCCCGCGAGCGAGCTGGAGCGGAAGCCGCGCCCGGCCAGCAGGTACGAGGCCGTGACCGCGAAGTCCCCCTCGCCCTCGTTGACGTGCTCGGGCTCGTGGACGTCGGTGAAGCCGTGCGCGCGGAACCAGGAGCGGTGCGCCTCCGCCTCGGCGGCCCGCTCCGGGTACAGGAACCGGGCGCCGAGCACCCGGCCGCCCACGACGGTGGCGCCGTTGGCGGCGAACACCATGTCGGGCAGGTCGGGGCGGGGCTCCAGGAGTTCGACGGTGTGGCCGAGAGCGCGGTAGCGGTCGCGCAGGTCCTCCCACTGCGCGAGCGCGAGCGGCAGGTCGACCGGTTTCGCCGGGTCCATCCACGGGTTGATGGAGTACGTCACCTTGAAGTGCACGGGTGGGCACATCAGGTAGCGGCGGGGTGAAGCGTCACGAGGCAAAGAAGGCTCCTCACGGACGGCCGGTGCACGCGGTTGCGTGCGTCAGGCCATGGTGCGCCGTGAGGAGCCTTCGCGCATCGGACCGTACGGGTGGTTCGTACGATTCACGGCACCGCTCATGAAGCGTCGCGCGCCGTACGGTCCTCCTTCAGCTTCCGCAGCAACTCCCGTTTCTGTGTTGCCGGATCGGCGCCCCGGCCGACCGTTCCACCGCCGCTGCCGCGCAGCGCCCGGCGGGAGAGGTTCTTGCGGGTGCCGCCGACGCCGAGCATCGAACCTGCTGAACCACGGGTCATGAAGCCCTCCTTCGTCTTCCGAACGGACTCCATCATGAACGAGACGTCTCGTCTCGTCAAGACGATACGTCTCGCCTCACTGGGGTAGATTGCCGCCATGGCCAAGGAACCCGACTCCACCCGTCGCAGCGAGCGCTCCCGCCGAGCGATCTTCGATGCCGCCCTCGCCCTCGTCGGCGAGGCCGGCTACGCCAAGACGACCATCGAGGGCATCGCCGCCCGCGCCGGCGTCGGCAAGCAGACGATCTACCGATGGTGGCCCTCCAAGGCCGCCGTCCTCCTCGACGCCTTCCTCGACCTCGGCGCCCAGGCCGCCGAGGCGTACGGCGAGGCCGAGATCCCCGACACCGGCGACCTGGAGGCCGACCTCAAGCACGTCCTGCGCGCCACGGTCGACGAGCTGAACGACCCCCGGCACGACGCCCCCTCCCGCGCCCTGGCCGCCGAGGGAGTGATCAACCCCGAACTGGGCGCCCAGTTCGTCGAACGCCTCCTCGAACCCCAGCTCCAGCTGTACGTGCGCCGCCTCGCCGCCGCGCAGGAGGCCGGCGACGTCCGCCCCGGCGTCGACCCGCGTATCGCGCTGGAGCTGTTCGTCGGCCCGCTCGCCCACCGCTGGCTGCTGCGCACGCTGCCCCTCACCCACGCCTACGCCGACGCCGTGGTCGACTACGCCCTCCACGGGCTCGCGCCCCGGCCTTGACGTGGACCTCCTCACGGCGAACAGGCCCGAATCGGCGCCCAAATCCAGACATAGTTGCCCAACTGCACCCCGTTGACGGCCTTTCCGGACCGGCCCGCCGTACCCCGGTTGAGGAGTCCTGTCACCTGGCGCGCAGGATGGTGGGACCATGGCAGGGACCACAGGGGCTTGCATTCAGGTGTGAGGGGATAGATGGGCGACGGTATCGGCCGCTACCGCGGCACGGAGAGCAAACTCGCGCACTGGCTGCGCCGGCGCCCGAGGAAGTCCGCCGCCGACGCACCGAGCCGTGAGGAACTGCTCCTCGCCACCGCCGCCGCGGGACTGCCGCTCGCCCCCGCCGCCCACCCCGTCGGCTACCGCTGCTCGTGCGAGCGCATCGGCTGTCCCACGCCCGCCCGCCACCCCGTCTCCTTCGCCTGGCAGACCCAGTGCTCCACGGACCGCCAGCAGATCGAGCGGTGGGCGCGCAGCCATCCGCAGGCCAACTTCATCACCGCGACCGGCATGGTCCACGACGTCCTGGACGTTCCGTTGGAGGCCGGTCGCGCCGCGTTGGAGCGCCTGCTCGCCCAGGGCGTCGAGGTCGGCCCGGTCGCCGAGGCGGGCGACGCGCTGGGCGGCGGCCGCATGCTGTTCTTCACCGCCACGCGCGGTACGCCGGAGGACGAGGACGAGTGGTGGCCCTGCGAACTGGACTGCCACCCCGAGACCATGGACGAGCACCCGGGCCTGCGCTGGCACTGCCGCGGCAGCTACGTCCTCGTGCCGCCGGCGCGGCTGCCGGGTGAGGTGGGCGTGGAGTGGGTACGGGGCCCGGAGCACGCGCTGCCGGACCCGCTGAGCCTCCTGGAAACCCTGACGGACGCCTGCGCCCGCCACGCCTCGGACCCGGCCCACCACGCGGTGGCCTGGCCCTTGACGCGCTGATCCGCACCCCCACCGGCGGCGAGCCGCCCACGGGCGGGCGGTCCCACCGACCCACCCCCCACCGGGGGTCAGTCGCCCCACGACGGGACGGGGGTGGACCGGGGGTCGCGCGCGCAGGATTGGCGGTGCTGGGACGCTTCGCTTTCCTGGGCCCGAGCGAGCCAATCTGAGCACGTGACCCCCGGGCCGCACCCGGACCCACCCACCGTCGTGGCGCGCAAGGGGCGGGCCCTCAGGCCGGGTGGCCGTTCCGTCGTTGTGCCCACCCGTTCCTCCCCAAGGACTACGTCCAGGGGGGACCCCCATGCGGAACGACTGCCCACAACGACGGAACGGCGGCACCGGCGGCGCGAGCCCACAACGACGGAACGGCGGAACCGCGACGTCAGCCCACAACGACGGAACGGCGGTGCCGCGAGGTCAGCCTGCAACGACGGACCGGCGGTGCCGGGGCGTCGACCCGCAGCGAGCGACAGGATGAGCGCCGGGCTCAGGAGCCCGTTACTGCTGTTACGCCCTGGAGGCGGTTGATGATGGTGACCGTGTCGGTCGACGCGCCCGTCGGCTTCACGCGGGCCGTGACGCTCGACACCCAGTCCTTCGTCACCGAGTTGCGCACCTCGCCCGTCAGCAGCGGCCGCTCCTCCGGAGTGACCTTCGGCCGGTACCCGGCCGCAGCCGTGCGCCGCTCGTAGAAGCGCGTCGAGAAGAAGACCATCGCGCCACCGTCCTCGGTGGCCAGCGCCAGTGGCGTGAACGTCCCGGTGTCCAGCGCCTGGTCGAGGAACTGGACGGCGAGCCCCGGCCGGTGGGCGATCTTGTCGCGCTCCTCCCGCCACCCCGACGTGTGCGGCCCCGCCGCGAACACCGCCGGCTGCCCGGTCTTCATGTACGCGGCGTAGTCCTTGCTCAGCCCCTCCGGCGCGGCGGCCAGCGCACCGGCCTCCGCCGGCCGCGCCCACCCCTCGGCGTCCGTCTCGAACGCGGGGACGTCGCGCGGCGCCAGCACCGACAGGTGCGACGCCTCCCACAGCTGGTCGGGCCCGTTGCGGATGAAGACGAGCAGCCAGCGGTTGTCGCCCGCGCCCTGGTCGGTGTCCCGGTTGGAGTCCGTGTCCGCCACGAACCACCGCGGCCACCCGGCCTTCTTCGGGATGGCGAACTTCGCGTCCGTCAGCTCCAGCGGCTGGTGCGCCGTGTTGCCGTTCGGGCTGGTCGCACCCCGGGCCTTCAGCCCCGCCTGGTGTATGGCGCCCAGCGACCCGGTCACCCGGTGGGCGTCGAGCGACGGGTCGTACGCCTTGTCGGCCTTGTTGTACGCCTCGGTGAAGTCCTTCAGCGCCTGCTCGGCCTCGTCCCGCGTGGCCGCCGGTACGACGGCCAGCTCGCCGTGCACCGTCACGCACCCGCTCGCCGCCAGCACCAGCACGGCGACCGCCGCGGACGTCCTAGCCGCCCGCCCCAGCGCCCGATTCAGCCTTCTCATCGGTTGCCTTCTGCTCCTCGACCCGCCCGGACGGTCCTGACCGACCGAACCCTACCGGGGACAGGATCAGCGCGAGCGCCGGGACCGGATAGAGCGCCCACACCGTGATCTGGAGCACCGTGGGATCCGGCGCGAAGTTGAAGACGCCCGTCACGACGGTGCCGAGCAGGCCGTCCCGCGGCACCGCCCCGCTCACGTCGAACGCCAGGTCGGCCAGGCCGCCCACGACCCCGGCCGTCTGGAGTTCCCGCACACCGTACGCGCACATCCCGGCCGCCACGGCCACCAGCAGCCCGCCCACGGCGGTGGAGAACCACGCCGGCCGGACCAGCAGCCGCGCACCCCGGCAGCACAGCCACCCCACCAGGGCCGCGGTGGCGATGCCCAGCAGCAGCCCGCCCAGCGGCAGCGCCGAACCCGCCTCGTCCATCGCCGCCCGCACCGACGCCCACAGGAACCGCGCCGTTTCCAGGCCCTCCCGGCCCACGGCCAGGAACGCCGTGGCGGCGACCACACCGGCGCCCGGCTCCCGCCCCCCGTACCGCTCCGCGCGCCGCAGCGCGAAGAACGTCCACGTCACCAGGACCGCCGCCAGGACCGACAGCGAGCCGCCCAGCAGGGCCCGCGCCCCGAACGTCAGCTCGCGCGGCCCGAATTCGAGGACGCAGCCGAACGCCAGGCATCCGCTCACCGCCGCACCGGCCCCGGCCAGGACCGGCCGGAGCGCCTCGCGCCGCCCGGTCCTCACCAGGTACGCCGCGAGGAGGCAGACGACCAGACTCGCCTCCAGGGCTCCGCGCAGACCGATCAGATAGATGCCGAGCACTCCCGTTTCCTCTCCGAAGCCCGCAGTCCGAACCGACCGCAGGGTCTCACGGACGGGCGGGACCCGGCTCGGGGCGGCGCTCCGGGACGATCAGCGGCACACCCGTCCGCGGATGCGCCAGCACCTCCACCGGCTGCCGGTACACCCGCCCCAGCAGCGCGGCGTCCAGCACCTGGGCCGGCGGGCCGTCCGCCACGACCCGGCCCTCGTGCAGCACGGCGACCCGGTCCGCGTACGCCGCGGCGAGCCCCAGGTCGTGCAGGACGGCCACGACACCGTCCCCGGCGGCCGCCCGCTCCCGGCACACCCGCCCGACCAGCTCCTGGTGGCGCAGGTCCAGCGCGGCCGTCGGCTCGTCGAGCAGCAGCAGTGGCGCGCCCTGGGCGAGGACCCTGGCCAGCGCGACCCGGGCCCGTTCGCCGCCGGACAGCGACGGGAACGCGCGGCCCGCGAACGCCTCCGCCTCGGTCGCGGCCAGCGCCGCCGCGACCGCCTCGTCGTCCCTGCCCCGGCCCTCCGTACCGGCCCAGGGCGCCCGCCCCATCCGGACGACCTCCTCGGCGCGGAACGGGAACGCCACCGAGGCGGACTGCGGCAGCACGGCCCGCCGCAGGGCCAGTTCGGCCGGCGTCCAGCTCCCGACGGGCCGCCCCGCGACCCGTACCTCGCCCTCGTCGCACGGCAGGTCCCCGGCGAGCGCGGCCAGCAGCGTGGACTTGCCGGCCCCGTTGGGCCCGACGAGGACCAGCACCTCACCGGCGCGTACGTCGAGGTCGGCCCCGTCCAGCACGACCCGCGCGCCGCGCCGCAGCCGTACCCCCCGCGCGCGGGCGACGACCTCGCCCGCGGTGACGGGCCCGGGCGGCTCCGGCCGACGCACTCCGAACAGGCTCACGCCCAACCCCCCTGCCTCCGCCGCGTCCTGCGCAGCAGCCAGAAGAAGAACGGGCTGCCCACCAGCGCCGTCAGGACCCCCAGCGGCAGCTCCGCCGGTGCGGCCACCGTGCGGGCCGCCAGGTCGGCGGCGACCAGCACCACCGCGCCGCCCAGCGCGCTCGCCGGGACCAGGAACCGGTGGCCGGGGCCGTTCACCATCCGCAGCAGGTGCGGGACGACCAGGCCGACGAACGCCACGATCCCGGCCACCGCGACCGCCGCGGCCGTCAGCAGCGCCACCACCAGGATCAGCGTGATCCGCAGCCGCTCCACGTCCACGCCGAGGTGCCGCGCCGGGCCCTCGCCCAGCGCGAGGAGGTCCAGCGACCGGGCGTGGAACGGCGCCAGCGCGAGCCCGGCCACCGCGCACGGCAGTACCGCCAGGACCTTCGGCCAGGTGGCCTGCGCCAGCGAGCCGAGCTGCCAGAACGTGATCTGGGTGATCTGCGCGTTGTCCGCGAAGAACACGAACAGCCCGATGAGCGCCCCCGCGAACGCGTTGACCGCGATCCCCGTGAGGATCAGCGTGACGACCTCCGTACGGCCGCCGGCCCGCGACATGACGTACACCAGCAGCACCGTCCCGAGCCCCGACAGGAACGCGCACACCGTCACCGTCCACGTCCCGGCGAAGGTCAGCCCCAGCGCGATCGAGCCGACCGCGCCCACCGCCGCGCCCGCCGAGATGCCGATGACGCCGGGCTCGGCGAGCGGGTTGCCGAACACGCCCTGCATCAGCGCGCCCGCGCACCCCAGCGACGCGCCCACCAGCAGCGCCAGCACCAGGCGCGGCAGGCGGATGTTCCACAGCACGCCCTCGGCGGACCGCTCCAGCGCCCGCCCGCCGAGCCCGGCGTGGTGCAGCACCGAGCCCACGACGTCGCCGAGCGGGATGTCGTACGCCCCGAGCCCCGCCGACAGCAGGGCGAGCAGCAGCAGCGCGGCGCCCAGGGCGGAGGCGAGGATCCAGCCCGTACGGAACACGGG is a window encoding:
- a CDS encoding multidrug effflux MFS transporter, with the protein product MPESGPSTPGHIPADPREAASPPPAPPASPTSSAHPGPVTPSTSAEAPPATPAARRAGLLVTLVLGGLTALPPLSMDMYLPALPEVTESLRSPAATIQLTLTACLAGMALGQLVVGPMSDKWGRRRPLLVGMLVYVFATAACAFAPSAALLIAFRLLQGLAGAAGIVIARAVVRDLYDGVEMARFFSTLMLISGVAPIVAPLIGGQILRITDWRGVFHMLTAIGVLLTLVVWKWLHETLPPAERHSGGVGAALRTMRGLLADRVFTGYMLAGGLAFAALFAYISASPFVVQEIYGASPQTFSLLFGLNSIGLVTVGQINGKLLVGRVSLDKALGLGLAVISLAALALLLMTSGVFGRVGLVPVAAGLFVLMSAMGLAMPNTNAQALMRTPHAAGSASALLGTSSFLVGAIASPLVGIAGESTAVPMAVVQLVCALAAVACFLGLCRPWQADRTR
- a CDS encoding FecCD family ABC transporter permease, with the protein product MTAEAVPVFRTGWILASALGAALLLLALLSAGLGAYDIPLGDVVGSVLHHAGLGGRALERSAEGVLWNIRLPRLVLALLVGASLGCAGALMQGVFGNPLAEPGVIGISAGAAVGAVGSIALGLTFAGTWTVTVCAFLSGLGTVLLVYVMSRAGGRTEVVTLILTGIAVNAFAGALIGLFVFFADNAQITQITFWQLGSLAQATWPKVLAVLPCAVAGLALAPFHARSLDLLALGEGPARHLGVDVERLRITLILVVALLTAAAVAVAGIVAFVGLVVPHLLRMVNGPGHRFLVPASALGGAVVLVAADLAARTVAAPAELPLGVLTALVGSPFFFWLLRRTRRRQGGWA
- a CDS encoding small ribosomal subunit Rsm22 family protein translates to MNASPSTAEVLRAALAGLLDGLPPTKAAQAVDRLIASYRGTTPTDAPVLRDRTDVAAYAAYRMPATFEAVRSALDALREAAPAWTPATHTDVGGGTGAASWAVAEAWEGPEAPRTTVLDWAEPALALGRELAGASGIDSLRDTTWRRARIGAALKLDDTDLVTVSYVLKELTPEDRAALVAEAARAAQAVVVVEPGTPDGYERIITARDQLIAAGLRVAAPCPHSAACPIEPGTDWCHFSARVSRSSLHRQVKGGSLAYEDEKFSYVVATRFPVAPAAARVVRRPQIRKGQVLLDLCTAEEGLRRDTVTKRHGQLYKEARDAEWGDPWPPA
- a CDS encoding FTR1 family iron permease; translated protein: MLGIYLIGLRGALEASLVVCLLAAYLVRTGRREALRPVLAGAGAAVSGCLAFGCVLEFGPRELTFGARALLGGSLSVLAAVLVTWTFFALRRAERYGGREPGAGVVAATAFLAVGREGLETARFLWASVRAAMDEAGSALPLGGLLLGIATAALVGWLCCRGARLLVRPAWFSTAVGGLLVAVAAGMCAYGVRELQTAGVVGGLADLAFDVSGAVPRDGLLGTVVTGVFNFAPDPTVLQITVWALYPVPALALILSPVGFGRSGPSGRVEEQKATDEKAESGAGAGG
- a CDS encoding heme ABC transporter ATP-binding protein codes for the protein MGVSLFGVRRPEPPGPVTAGEVVARARGVRLRRGARVVLDGADLDVRAGEVLVLVGPNGAGKSTLLAALAGDLPCDEGEVRVAGRPVGSWTPAELALRRAVLPQSASVAFPFRAEEVVRMGRAPWAGTEGRGRDDEAVAAALAATEAEAFAGRAFPSLSGGERARVALARVLAQGAPLLLLDEPTAALDLRHQELVGRVCRERAAAGDGVVAVLHDLGLAAAYADRVAVLHEGRVVADGPPAQVLDAALLGRVYRQPVEVLAHPRTGVPLIVPERRPEPGPARP
- a CDS encoding DUF6243 family protein, which translates into the protein MTRGSAGSMLGVGGTRKNLSRRALRGSGGGTVGRGADPATQKRELLRKLKEDRTARDAS
- a CDS encoding TetR/AcrR family transcriptional regulator; its protein translation is MAKEPDSTRRSERSRRAIFDAALALVGEAGYAKTTIEGIAARAGVGKQTIYRWWPSKAAVLLDAFLDLGAQAAEAYGEAEIPDTGDLEADLKHVLRATVDELNDPRHDAPSRALAAEGVINPELGAQFVERLLEPQLQLYVRRLAAAQEAGDVRPGVDPRIALELFVGPLAHRWLLRTLPLTHAYADAVVDYALHGLAPRP
- a CDS encoding bifunctional DNA primase/polymerase, with product MGDGIGRYRGTESKLAHWLRRRPRKSAADAPSREELLLATAAAGLPLAPAAHPVGYRCSCERIGCPTPARHPVSFAWQTQCSTDRQQIERWARSHPQANFITATGMVHDVLDVPLEAGRAALERLLAQGVEVGPVAEAGDALGGGRMLFFTATRGTPEDEDEWWPCELDCHPETMDEHPGLRWHCRGSYVLVPPARLPGEVGVEWVRGPEHALPDPLSLLETLTDACARHASDPAHHAVAWPLTR